Proteins encoded in a region of the Flavobacterium sp. PMTSA4 genome:
- a CDS encoding geranylgeranylglycerol-phosphate geranylgeranyltransferase, giving the protein MNFLKLIRYKNLLLIAFMQLLFRYGFLALQDIPLALKDWQYLLLVLSTVLIAAAGYVINDIMDQETDYDNKPNNVIIGKSISEESAYYMYFGLTISGVLIGYYLSDYVNKTSFFGLFIIISVLLYLYATSFKRIAVVGNLIVALILGLSVIIIGFFDIIPYLSYVSFDQKVNMQTLLGIILDYAIFAFIINFIREIIKDLEDIDGDYNQGMNTLPIAIGKERTAKIVTVLCVIATAILFWYVNNNLMNSKLYIATIYSLLFVISPMIFVTVKTWSAKSKKDFKLLSNVLKAIIFFGVISILIISLNIKYNVKG; this is encoded by the coding sequence ATGAATTTTTTAAAATTAATACGATATAAAAACCTTTTATTAATTGCGTTTATGCAATTACTTTTTCGTTATGGATTTTTAGCACTTCAAGATATTCCTTTGGCATTGAAAGATTGGCAATACTTATTGTTAGTATTATCAACAGTGCTAATTGCAGCCGCAGGTTATGTAATCAATGATATTATGGACCAAGAAACTGATTATGATAACAAACCAAATAATGTTATTATTGGTAAATCCATATCAGAAGAATCGGCATACTACATGTATTTTGGTTTAACTATATCAGGTGTTCTAATTGGATATTATCTTTCCGATTATGTAAATAAAACTTCTTTTTTTGGATTGTTTATAATAATTTCAGTCCTACTCTATTTGTATGCCACAAGTTTTAAACGCATAGCTGTTGTTGGTAATTTGATTGTTGCATTAATACTTGGACTTAGCGTAATTATTATTGGCTTTTTTGATATTATTCCTTATTTATCCTATGTAAGTTTTGACCAGAAAGTAAACATGCAAACACTTTTAGGGATAATTTTAGATTATGCAATTTTTGCATTTATTATTAATTTTATAAGAGAAATAATTAAGGACTTAGAAGATATCGATGGCGACTATAATCAAGGAATGAATACTTTACCCATAGCTATTGGCAAAGAAAGAACCGCAAAAATAGTTACTGTTTTATGTGTAATTGCTACTGCTATTTTGTTTTGGTATGTCAATAACAATCTAATGAATTCAAAGCTTTACATCGCCACAATCTACTCTTTATTATTTGTAATTAGCCCAATGATATTTGTAACTGTAAAAACTTGGTCTGCAAAATCAAAAAAAGATTTTAAGTTGTTAAGCAATGTTTTAAAAGCAATTATTTTCTTTGGAGTTATATCAATACTAATTATTTCATTAAACATTAAATACAATGTTAAAGGATAA
- a CDS encoding KdsC family phosphatase, with the protein MEKSYKELMNNITTFIFDIDGVLTDGAVHVTETGEMLRIMNIRDGFALKAAVESGYHVCVISGGKNEGVRIRLRNLGITDIHLGSPDKVETFKEYIELYNIKPEEVLFMGDDIPDFHVMKLVGLPTCPQDASPEIKAISKYISHKNGGKGAVREVIEQVMKVQAKWHMYYNGKHD; encoded by the coding sequence ATGGAAAAAAGCTATAAAGAATTAATGAACAACATAACAACCTTCATTTTTGACATTGATGGAGTATTGACCGATGGTGCTGTTCATGTAACCGAAACTGGCGAAATGCTAAGAATAATGAATATTCGTGATGGTTTTGCTTTGAAAGCAGCTGTAGAAAGTGGTTATCATGTTTGTGTAATTTCTGGAGGAAAAAACGAAGGTGTTCGAATCAGATTAAGAAATTTAGGTATAACTGATATTCATTTAGGTTCGCCTGATAAAGTGGAAACTTTCAAAGAATACATTGAATTATACAATATTAAACCTGAAGAAGTTTTATTTATGGGTGATGATATTCCTGATTTTCATGTAATGAAATTAGTTGGGTTACCAACTTGTCCTCAAGATGCTAGTCCAGAAATCAAGGCTATTTCTAAATATATCTCACACAAAAACGGTGGTAAAGGTGCTGTTCGTGAAGTTATTGAGCAAGTAATGAAAGTACAAGCAAAATGGCATATGTACTACAACGGAAAACATGATTAA
- the ccsA gene encoding cytochrome c biogenesis protein CcsA produces the protein MEKKIYAFLFSTRLMAVLFIGYAIAMIFGTFIESKYNTDTARIWIYNSWWFEAIHVFFLINFFGNIKRYKLYKKEKWATLLLHLSFIFIIVGAAITRYISYEGMMPIREGEISNRMYSDKNFLTVFVDGEYEGSVKRRTIEKSLLLSPVADNSFLINKKFGEIPFEISYKNYVLDAKEVIKEDEKGVLYLKLVESGDGTRHEHWLKEGEVQNIHNLLFALNKPTDGAVNINTIDNTIVTPFDGQFMRMADKFQGKVTKDSVQALMYRSLYNLGGTQFVLPEAAKKGFKTFEASGNYKPKQHDDALTLIIRSGGEEKEITLVGSKGKQGEPVMVKLGKLDFTLMFGSKVYELPFKLKLNDFIADKYPGTEKSYSAFESKVTVIDSANKFDARIYMNHILDYRGFRFFQASFDQDEKGTVLSVNHDFWGTTITYIGYFLLFFCMMAILFVKNTRFADLKKKLETVKKKKAKLLSILLILSTTLSFSQENHSHKQNTFNYKDSILKYKVPEAQADRFGRLVIQDDGGRMKPINTFSSELLRKVSHNDTYEGMNSDQVFISMKQFPFAWMEIPLVYVKKDNDSIRKLIGVEPKQKLIPFAAFFDKDGNYKLAPYLDEAYKTANPNQFEKDFVETDKKINLLNSALFGSILKIYPVPNDKNNKWVSNLELNQPTGTALDTIKAAFPLYLQYLAKGTSTKEYAGANMMLEGMEKFQMKYGREVMPSMEKVNYEILYNKYDVFKKLPYWYISLAILMFVLVISQIFKDRKFLRVSINVLHVLIGLCFALHTVGLIARWYISGHAPWSNAYEAIVYVAWATMFFGLAFDRKSKLTVASSAFVTAMILTAAYANWIDPEIANLQPVLNSYWLMIHVAVIVASYGPFALGFILGFVSLLLMFFTNEKNKVKMDLNIKELTYINEMALTVGLVMLTIGNFLGGQWANESWGRYWGWDPKETWALISIMVYAFVIHARFVPGMKSRWIFNLMAMFAFMSILFTYYGVNFHLVGLHSYASGEAKSLAWIYEMAIGISVVGILTYPKFKKYYKK, from the coding sequence ATGGAAAAAAAAATATACGCGTTTCTTTTCTCCACACGTTTAATGGCAGTTTTATTTATAGGTTATGCCATAGCCATGATTTTCGGAACCTTTATAGAAAGCAAATACAATACTGATACCGCTCGAATTTGGATATACAATTCGTGGTGGTTTGAAGCTATACATGTGTTCTTTTTAATTAATTTCTTCGGAAATATTAAACGATACAAACTCTACAAAAAAGAAAAATGGGCAACATTACTTTTGCACCTTTCTTTTATTTTTATCATTGTAGGCGCAGCTATTACTCGTTACATTAGTTATGAAGGAATGATGCCCATTCGTGAAGGCGAAATTTCAAATAGAATGTATTCGGATAAAAACTTTTTGACCGTTTTTGTAGATGGAGAATATGAAGGAAGCGTGAAAAGAAGAACAATTGAAAAATCATTATTACTTTCTCCAGTTGCTGACAATTCATTTTTAATTAATAAGAAGTTTGGTGAAATTCCTTTTGAAATTAGCTATAAAAATTATGTCCTTGATGCAAAAGAAGTAATCAAAGAAGATGAAAAAGGTGTTTTATATTTAAAACTGGTTGAATCTGGCGATGGTACTCGACATGAACATTGGCTGAAAGAAGGCGAAGTTCAAAACATTCATAATTTACTTTTTGCTTTAAATAAACCAACTGATGGTGCGGTTAATATAAATACAATTGACAATACTATAGTTACTCCATTTGATGGTCAATTTATGAGAATGGCTGATAAATTTCAAGGAAAAGTTACTAAAGATTCAGTCCAAGCCTTGATGTATCGTTCGCTTTATAATCTTGGGGGAACTCAATTTGTATTGCCCGAAGCAGCTAAAAAAGGATTTAAAACTTTTGAAGCTTCAGGAAATTATAAGCCAAAACAACATGACGATGCATTGACTTTAATTATAAGATCTGGTGGCGAAGAGAAAGAGATAACACTTGTTGGTTCCAAAGGAAAACAAGGTGAACCAGTTATGGTAAAACTTGGTAAACTTGACTTTACTTTAATGTTTGGAAGTAAAGTTTATGAACTGCCATTCAAATTAAAATTAAATGATTTTATAGCTGATAAATATCCCGGAACAGAAAAGAGTTATTCTGCGTTTGAAAGCAAAGTCACAGTAATAGATTCGGCTAACAAGTTTGATGCAAGAATTTATATGAATCATATTTTAGATTATAGAGGTTTCAGATTTTTCCAAGCATCATTTGACCAAGATGAAAAAGGAACAGTACTTTCAGTAAATCATGATTTTTGGGGAACAACCATAACTTACATTGGTTATTTCTTATTGTTTTTTTGCATGATGGCAATTCTTTTTGTAAAAAATACTCGTTTTGCTGATTTGAAAAAGAAATTAGAAACTGTTAAAAAGAAAAAAGCAAAATTACTTTCAATACTACTTATTTTAAGTACTACTTTGAGCTTTTCGCAAGAAAACCATTCTCATAAACAAAATACTTTTAACTATAAAGATTCTATTCTAAAATATAAAGTTCCCGAAGCACAAGCTGATCGATTTGGTAGATTAGTCATTCAAGATGATGGTGGTAGAATGAAGCCAATCAATACTTTTTCTTCTGAATTATTGCGCAAGGTAAGTCATAATGATACTTATGAAGGAATGAATTCTGACCAGGTTTTTATTTCTATGAAACAATTTCCGTTTGCTTGGATGGAAATTCCGCTAGTTTATGTTAAAAAAGACAATGACAGTATTCGTAAATTAATAGGAGTAGAGCCAAAACAAAAATTAATTCCTTTTGCTGCTTTTTTTGATAAAGATGGAAATTACAAATTAGCGCCATATTTAGATGAAGCTTATAAAACTGCTAATCCGAATCAATTTGAGAAAGACTTTGTAGAAACTGATAAAAAAATCAATTTATTGAATTCTGCTTTGTTTGGAAGTATTTTGAAAATTTATCCAGTTCCAAATGATAAGAATAACAAATGGGTTTCTAATCTAGAGTTGAACCAACCAACGGGAACCGCTTTAGACACTATAAAAGCAGCTTTTCCATTATACCTTCAATATTTAGCAAAAGGTACTAGCACAAAAGAATATGCTGGTGCAAACATGATGCTCGAAGGTATGGAAAAATTCCAAATGAAGTATGGAAGAGAAGTCATGCCGAGCATGGAAAAAGTTAATTATGAAATACTATATAACAAATATGATGTGTTCAAGAAATTACCTTATTGGTACATTTCATTAGCTATTTTGATGTTTGTATTAGTTATAAGTCAAATTTTTAAAGATCGAAAGTTTTTAAGAGTTTCTATAAACGTATTACATGTTCTTATAGGTTTGTGTTTTGCTTTGCATACCGTTGGATTAATAGCTCGTTGGTATATTTCGGGTCATGCACCTTGGAGTAATGCTTATGAAGCTATTGTTTATGTTGCTTGGGCAACAATGTTTTTTGGTTTAGCATTTGATAGAAAATCTAAATTAACTGTCGCATCATCTGCATTTGTCACAGCAATGATATTAACAGCTGCTTATGCAAACTGGATAGATCCAGAGATTGCAAATCTTCAACCAGTTTTAAATTCTTATTGGTTAATGATTCACGTTGCTGTAATAGTAGCTAGTTATGGTCCATTTGCATTAGGTTTCATACTTGGATTTGTTTCGTTATTACTTATGTTTTTCACGAATGAGAAAAATAAAGTTAAAATGGATTTAAACATCAAAGAACTAACCTATATTAATGAAATGGCGTTGACGGTTGGTTTAGTTATGTTGACCATTGGAAACTTTCTTGGTGGTCAATGGGCTAATGAAAGTTGGGGAAGATATTGGGGTTGGGATCCAAAGGAAACTTGGGCATTAATCAGTATAATGGTTTATGCTTTTGTAATTCACGCACGTTTTGTTCCTGGAATGAAAAGCCGTTGGATTTTTAACTTGATGGCAATGTTTGCCTTTATGTCTATTCTATTTACATATTATGGTGTTAATTTCCATTTAGTAGGTTTGCATTCTTATGCAAGTGGTGAAGCAAAATCTTTGGCATGGATATATGAAATGGCAATTGGTATTTCAGTTGTTGGAATATTAACTTATCCGAAGTTTAAAAAGTATTATAAAAAATAA
- a CDS encoding Maf-like protein codes for MLKDKLKNYKLILASGSPRRQQFFKDLGLDFEIKIKNVDEIYPNHLQGVEITNFLAELKASSFDNEMLENEIVITSDTIVWYENRALGKPNDYDEAFAMLKNMAGNTHEVITSVCFKTSKKNDLLHCVTKVSFNNLTDEEINYYLDKYKPFDKAGAYGIQEWIGLIGISRIEGSYTNVVGMPTEMVFTYLKNLNI; via the coding sequence ATGTTAAAGGATAAATTAAAAAACTATAAATTAATTTTAGCCTCTGGTTCGCCCAGAAGGCAACAGTTTTTTAAGGACTTAGGTTTAGATTTTGAAATTAAAATCAAAAATGTTGATGAAATATATCCAAATCATTTACAAGGTGTTGAGATCACAAATTTTCTTGCCGAATTAAAAGCAAGTTCCTTTGACAATGAAATGCTTGAAAATGAAATTGTAATTACGAGTGACACTATAGTTTGGTATGAAAATAGAGCATTAGGAAAGCCTAATGATTATGATGAAGCTTTTGCGATGCTAAAAAATATGGCCGGAAATACTCACGAAGTAATTACGTCTGTGTGCTTTAAAACAAGTAAAAAAAATGATTTGTTACATTGTGTTACAAAAGTTAGTTTTAATAATTTAACCGATGAAGAAATCAACTATTATCTCGATAAATACAAACCATTTGATAAAGCTGGAGCTTATGGAATTCAGGAATGGATTGGGTTAATTGGTATTTCTAGGATTGAAGGTTCTTATACCAATGTAGTCGGAATGCCAACCGAAATGGTATTCACTTATTTAAAAAATTTGAATATTTAA
- a CDS encoding tetratricopeptide repeat protein, with translation MKLLKNITLSISLLALLISCNSKSDVVTNSKDYEVYLQSTTNNDLKETQREIDFWQKKYDNAPNQKSYLGILASNYTKLFDITANIDYLIIAEKNLLEVNEAYKYSKVNNIRSLARNYISQHRFNEALELANKALAIGEGLNETHKLLFDVQMELGNYKEAESHLNSIDNKKEFDYYIRIAKWNDHIGDLETTISFMEKAKIEAEKYSNKHLKIWTNTNLGDYNGHAGKIKEAYQYYLNALAIDPNNSYALKGIAWIAFSHEKNTDEAIRIINQISKRHNSPDFYLLKAQIAEYKKDNDKKVEMLNSYFNSIDNKEYGAMYNKYNVLLFAEEPQSLSKSLSIAEEEVEHRPTPDSYDLLAWTYFKMGEKEKALEIAKQHVAGKSFEPKLNYHLAEIYKANNELDKIKPIKEELMNSLFELGPNYEEKIKSL, from the coding sequence ATGAAACTTTTAAAAAATATAACATTATCAATTAGTTTACTGGCTTTATTGATTAGTTGCAACTCAAAATCTGATGTGGTTACAAATTCAAAAGATTATGAAGTCTATTTGCAATCTACAACAAATAATGATTTGAAAGAAACTCAAAGAGAGATTGATTTTTGGCAAAAAAAATATGATAATGCGCCTAATCAAAAAAGCTATTTGGGAATATTAGCATCCAATTATACAAAACTTTTTGACATCACAGCTAATATTGATTATTTAATAATTGCTGAAAAAAATCTACTTGAAGTAAATGAGGCATACAAGTACTCTAAAGTTAACAATATTCGTTCTTTAGCACGAAATTATATTTCGCAACATCGATTTAATGAAGCTTTAGAATTAGCAAATAAAGCACTTGCAATTGGAGAAGGACTTAATGAAACGCACAAGTTATTGTTTGATGTTCAAATGGAGTTAGGAAACTATAAAGAAGCCGAATCACATTTGAATTCAATTGACAACAAAAAAGAGTTTGATTATTACATAAGAATTGCAAAATGGAACGATCATATTGGCGATTTAGAAACCACTATTTCCTTCATGGAAAAAGCAAAAATTGAAGCTGAAAAATACAGCAACAAACATCTTAAAATTTGGACTAATACCAATCTTGGTGATTATAATGGTCATGCTGGAAAAATTAAAGAAGCTTATCAATACTATTTAAATGCCTTGGCAATTGATCCAAATAATAGCTACGCTTTAAAAGGAATTGCTTGGATTGCTTTTTCGCATGAGAAAAATACAGATGAAGCCATTAGAATTATTAATCAAATTTCAAAACGTCACAATTCGCCTGATTTTTATTTACTGAAAGCCCAAATTGCAGAATATAAAAAAGATAATGACAAGAAAGTTGAAATGTTAAATTCATATTTCAACAGTATTGACAATAAAGAATATGGCGCAATGTATAATAAATATAATGTTCTCCTTTTTGCCGAAGAACCACAATCGCTTTCAAAATCTCTTTCCATAGCAGAAGAAGAAGTTGAGCATAGACCTACACCAGATTCATATGATTTACTAGCATGGACCTATTTTAAAATGGGTGAAAAAGAAAAAGCACTTGAAATTGCTAAACAACATGTAGCAGGAAAATCATTTGAACCAAAATTAAATTATCATTTGGCCGAAATATATAAAGCTAATAATGAATTGGATAAAATTAAGCCAATCAAAGAGGAATTAATGAATAGTTTGTTTGAACTAGGACCAAATTACGAAGAAAAAATAAAGAGTTTGTAA
- a CDS encoding anti-sigma factor: MENKEYIESGILELYVYGLLSETENIEITAMAEKEPEIKNEILSIERAILNLSSSFSPFISNSQFEKIKAQLELKHSNVIQMQPKTSRYSYIGWAASIVLLLGVGYQYFQLNNTKEQIVVVEQEKKQLKDSVNVLELNNRYTKEVLAVVRDENNKIIPLGGQAVAPEAKARIYWNQKTDEVYVDASGLPEPPEGKVYQIWSLKLQPQLTPTSIGLLVDFKGNDSKVFAVDKTSGAEAFGITLEPSGGSASPTMEQLYTLGKV, translated from the coding sequence ATGGAAAACAAAGAATATATAGAGTCAGGTATTTTAGAACTTTATGTTTATGGTTTACTTAGTGAAACCGAAAACATTGAAATAACTGCTATGGCGGAAAAAGAACCAGAAATTAAAAATGAAATCCTTTCTATTGAAAGAGCAATTTTGAATTTATCGAGTAGTTTTTCGCCTTTTATTTCTAACAGTCAGTTTGAAAAAATTAAAGCTCAATTAGAATTGAAACATTCTAACGTTATACAAATGCAGCCAAAAACAAGCAGATACAGTTACATTGGTTGGGCTGCAAGTATTGTATTATTATTAGGTGTCGGTTACCAATATTTTCAATTGAACAACACAAAAGAGCAGATTGTTGTGGTTGAACAAGAGAAAAAGCAGTTAAAAGATTCAGTAAATGTTTTAGAATTAAACAACAGATACACCAAAGAAGTTTTAGCAGTTGTTCGTGACGAAAATAATAAAATAATTCCTCTAGGTGGACAAGCTGTTGCGCCGGAAGCAAAAGCAAGAATTTATTGGAATCAAAAAACGGATGAAGTTTATGTTGATGCAAGCGGATTGCCAGAACCACCAGAAGGAAAAGTTTATCAAATTTGGTCTTTAAAACTTCAACCACAGTTAACTCCAACAAGTATTGGTTTATTGGTTGACTTTAAAGGTAATGATTCCAAAGTTTTTGCAGTTGATAAAACTTCGGGTGCTGAAGCTTTTGGTATAACGCTTGAACCTTCAGGCGGAAGTGCTTCACCAACAATGGAACAACTTTACACATTAGGAAAAGTATAA
- a CDS encoding RNA polymerase sigma factor has translation MSQEELLPLLLRKEERAFTMLYDMYSKSLFSVITNLISNRDDAEDVLQEVFVKIWKNIDSYSESKGRLYTWMLNIARNTTIDKLRSKGFNNSQKNLSSDNFVHLLDDSNLLDDSNKLVNRIDSIGLRDFVNKLKPKCIQLIDLLFFKGFTQQEVSEELSMPLGTVKTQNRSCMNDLRNFLKI, from the coding sequence ATGTCACAAGAAGAATTATTACCCTTGCTCTTAAGGAAAGAAGAAAGAGCTTTTACAATGCTTTATGACATGTATTCTAAAAGCCTTTTTAGCGTTATAACTAATTTGATTAGCAACAGAGATGACGCAGAGGATGTGCTTCAAGAAGTTTTTGTTAAAATTTGGAAAAATATTGATTCATATAGTGAATCAAAAGGAAGATTATACACTTGGATGCTTAACATCGCTAGAAACACTACTATTGATAAGTTGCGTTCTAAAGGATTTAACAACTCGCAAAAAAACCTTTCTTCTGATAATTTCGTACATCTGTTAGACGATAGTAATCTGTTAGACGATAGTAATAAACTAGTAAATAGAATTGATTCTATTGGTCTTAGAGATTTTGTAAATAAACTAAAACCAAAATGTATCCAATTAATAGATTTACTTTTTTTTAAAGGTTTTACACAACAAGAAGTATCAGAAGAACTTTCGATGCCGCTTGGAACTGTAAAAACTCAAAACAGATCGTGTATGAATGATTTACGCAATTTTTTAAAAATATAA
- a CDS encoding DUF4331 family protein has translation MKKTKILLGSSLIAIVCLILVAADHIDAPAVTGNKSDITDVYAFQGQDSNNMVFVVNTQGLLSPSATASATFDEDVLTEINIDNNGDNVEDLVIQAIARGNKMYFFGPATPNMTGKMSTIKTQNASGKVKISEYGETNVETENGMKFFAGPRDDPFFFDLGQYSAILSGTATGFNNPGTDTFAGTNVLSIVVEVPKSTLGSSSTINVWAETKREQ, from the coding sequence ATGAAAAAAACAAAAATTCTTTTAGGCTCATCGCTAATAGCGATTGTATGTCTAATTTTAGTAGCGGCTGATCACATTGATGCTCCAGCTGTAACAGGTAATAAATCTGATATTACCGATGTGTACGCCTTTCAAGGGCAAGATTCAAACAACATGGTATTTGTAGTAAATACACAAGGATTATTAAGTCCAAGTGCAACTGCATCTGCAACTTTTGATGAAGATGTTTTAACTGAAATCAATATTGACAACAATGGTGACAATGTTGAAGATTTAGTAATTCAAGCTATCGCTAGAGGAAATAAAATGTATTTCTTTGGTCCGGCTACACCTAACATGACAGGAAAAATGAGTACTATAAAAACTCAAAATGCTTCAGGAAAAGTAAAAATTTCGGAATATGGTGAAACAAATGTTGAAACTGAAAACGGAATGAAATTTTTTGCAGGTCCAAGAGACGATCCATTCTTTTTTGATTTAGGACAATACAGCGCTATTTTATCAGGAACTGCAACTGGGTTCAATAATCCAGGCACCGATACATTTGCAGGAACTAATGTTCTATCAATTGTTGTTGAAGTTCCAAAATCAACTTTAGGAAGTTCTTCAACTATAAATGTGTGGGCTGAAACAAAAAGAGAACAATAA
- a CDS encoding Rossmann-like and DUF2520 domain-containing protein gives MITVVLIGSGNVAQHLLLAFQKAKSLNLIQVLARHPKQIAHLLDEKKIISDYKELKEADLYVIAVSDNAIAEVSSQIPFTYKLVVHTSGSIPMIEIDSKNRKGVFYPLQTFSKSKEIDFSQIPIALEAETKNDLSLLEAVAQSISNQVYQINSEQRKALHVAAVFVCNFVNHLYEIGSEICKENNLSFDLLKPLILETADKILSLTPNEAQTGPAKREDTVTINAHLNFLNKDNQKEIYKLLTQSIIDNGKKL, from the coding sequence ATGATTACAGTAGTGCTTATTGGTTCGGGCAATGTTGCTCAGCATTTACTCTTGGCTTTTCAAAAAGCTAAAAGCCTCAATCTTATTCAAGTATTAGCACGACATCCAAAGCAAATTGCTCACTTACTTGATGAGAAGAAAATTATTTCAGATTACAAAGAACTCAAAGAAGCTGACCTTTATGTTATAGCTGTTTCAGATAATGCCATTGCTGAAGTTTCTAGTCAAATACCTTTTACATATAAACTTGTTGTACATACCTCAGGAAGTATTCCAATGATTGAAATAGATTCAAAAAACCGAAAAGGTGTTTTTTATCCGTTACAGACTTTTTCAAAATCAAAAGAGATTGATTTTAGCCAAATTCCAATTGCATTAGAAGCTGAAACTAAAAATGATTTATCCTTATTAGAAGCTGTTGCTCAATCTATTTCTAACCAAGTATATCAAATAAACTCTGAACAACGCAAAGCACTGCATGTAGCTGCTGTTTTTGTATGTAATTTTGTGAATCATTTGTATGAAATAGGTAGTGAAATTTGTAAGGAAAATAACTTATCTTTTGATTTACTGAAACCATTAATTTTAGAAACTGCCGATAAAATTTTATCGCTTACTCCTAATGAAGCACAAACTGGTCCAGCAAAAAGAGAAGATACGGTTACTATCAATGCGCATTTAAATTTTTTAAATAAAGATAATCAGAAAGAAATTTATAAACTCCTAACCCAATCAATTATTGATAATGGAAAAAAGCTATAA
- a CDS encoding mechanosensitive ion channel domain-containing protein — protein sequence MKFLSNFTIEAIATIIVLIIVVVLRVLFTKLIRRYAKTHSNIEHRTNLVIKYIHLLLNIITVIILIIIWGVQKKDLLVTISSVATVIGVAMFAQWSILSNITSGIILFFFFPFKIGDTIKIFDKDFPIQAEIEDISAFHIDLITADGERITYPNNLLLQKGIAIVREKIEDKDFYD from the coding sequence ATGAAATTCTTATCAAATTTTACAATTGAAGCTATAGCAACTATTATAGTATTAATAATTGTTGTTGTATTAAGAGTTTTATTCACAAAGTTAATTAGACGATATGCTAAAACGCATTCTAATATCGAGCATAGAACTAATTTAGTAATCAAATATATTCATCTACTACTCAATATTATTACAGTAATTATATTAATTATTATTTGGGGAGTTCAAAAGAAAGATTTATTAGTAACCATTTCCTCTGTTGCAACCGTTATTGGTGTGGCAATGTTTGCCCAATGGTCAATTCTAAGCAATATAACTTCGGGTATTATTCTTTTCTTCTTTTTTCCTTTTAAAATTGGTGATACCATTAAAATCTTCGATAAAGATTTTCCAATTCAAGCAGAAATTGAAGACATCAGCGCTTTTCATATCGACCTAATAACTGCTGATGGTGAAAGAATTACCTATCCAAACAATCTTCTACTTCAAAAAGGAATTGCTATAGTTAGGGAAAAAATTGAGGATAAAGATTTTTACGATTAA
- a CDS encoding DUF4331 family protein yields the protein MKNNNIYSIITICFCMLTLFVGCSKDESTDSELLGKQSNGKNFFGTYMQEDQMARPAINTVFVGSGAPKDLFNTTIPSQMGANFQSSFQTRLLALNPGYTANALGLDAFTFTSVLATDVLNVSKTAPTTFFDGTNVLTGRNLSDDVIDVELLLIFGGPDGTANAAVTSDHVDSNDKPFTESFPYLATPW from the coding sequence ATGAAAAATAATAACATATATTCTATAATAACCATTTGTTTTTGCATGCTTACCTTATTTGTAGGTTGTAGCAAAGATGAAAGTACAGATTCTGAACTTTTAGGAAAACAATCAAATGGCAAAAACTTTTTTGGGACCTACATGCAAGAAGATCAAATGGCACGTCCAGCAATCAATACCGTTTTTGTTGGTTCAGGTGCACCAAAAGATTTGTTCAATACCACAATTCCATCACAAATGGGAGCTAATTTTCAATCGTCTTTTCAAACACGACTTTTAGCATTAAATCCTGGTTATACTGCAAATGCATTAGGTTTGGATGCTTTTACATTTACTTCAGTATTGGCTACAGATGTATTAAATGTTAGTAAAACTGCTCCAACTACTTTTTTTGATGGAACAAATGTATTAACAGGAAGAAATTTGTCGGATGATGTAATAGATGTAGAATTACTTTTGATTTTTGGCGGTCCAGATGGTACTGCTAATGCAGCAGTAACTTCGGATCATGTTGATTCTAATGATAAGCCTTTTACTGAATCTTTTCCATATTTAGCAACTCCATGGTAA